The Raphanus sativus cultivar WK10039 unplaced genomic scaffold, ASM80110v3 Scaffold3778, whole genome shotgun sequence genome segment AAGATCATGGACAACGCTTTTCGCCTTTTCAGCATCGATACTGAGATCAGATGGGATGGTCTCGTAGACTTCCGTTTCATCGAACTCGCCTGTTCCTGATGAGAATATATCATTCACCGTCTTCTTGAATAGCTTCTCTCTCAGACTCACAGCGATCATGCTGTCTAGGCTGACGTTTGCTTCCTTGAGCTCACGTATTTGCTTTATGTTCAGTCTTCCTTGGTTAACAGCAGTTTCTATGGCGTTCGCCATTTTTGTGGTCGTTATGTTCTTTATAACCTTCTCAGCTTGTGGCTGAGGTAACCCAACTTGTTTCTGCAGCTCGTCTAACTGCTCTACTCTAGCTTTTGTCAGTTGCCCATCAGCTAAAATCACTTCAGCTTGTTGCCTGAAAGCCTGCTCGGCTAAACCTACGTGAATGTTGACTATTTCTTTCGAAGTCAATCCGAGAATCCCACCGAGCTGATTGAGAAGTAAGTACTCTGAGTCGTCTCTCTTTGTTGTGATCTGAGCGCCAAACGGGATTCTTGTGACCTCTCCCGTTACACAGTAGAGCAGGTACGTTTTGTAGAGATCGATCCTGTCTCTGTCGGGAAGGTCATCTTTGAGAGTTATCTCAGTCTGGCCAGGCTTTCCCATCTTCTCGGAGAGTTCTTTGTCAGGTCTTGTCTTTTTGAGCGATTCAAGGGATCCCCATTCCTCATCTTCGCCATCTTCTGCTTTCACTTGAACAGGCTCTTCAGGTTCCTTGTCAGAAGATTCTCCCTTAATGTCAGCCACCATTTCAGTCACAACTAACGTGTTGAAAGCAATCATTTTCTTGAGCTCCTTTGCTGACTCGGTGCGGTTCTCTGCCGCCCTTGCTCGTCTGATATAGTTTGTGAAAACCCTACGGGCCTGCATCAATGAGGATTCTTCGTTTCTATCAGAGACACCAAATCCTAGTAGAAAACATGGGAAAAGCAAAGAGAATGATACTCACAGCCTTGCTAGCAATAGACATGGCAGTCTCTCTGGATAACCGAAGACCATGAGCAGCCTTTCTTACTGATTTGCGAGTTTCAGCATCATAACCATCAACTCCAGAAGAAATTGCTTCTCTGACAACCTGGAAAAATGTAACGAATAAGTATCTGTACGCAAATCGTCCGGTAACAAGGCAATTAAGTTGAGATGTGGCCGACATGAAGTTATTGGAAACGGATTGAAAACAGGTAAATACGTACTATTAAATATTAACACTAGAGTTTTTCAAAAAGACAGCGGTGAAATTGCAGTGCCAAGACGAAAGACAATGGGAACTAACAGGGATACAGAAGGGGGCTTATAAGCTGGTTTACCTTTTCAAATATGCTTCCACAGATTTCTGCATGAGCTGCTTCAATAGTTTGCTGAGGAATGCAGAGCATGACTCTTAACCTTAACAAAGCAGCAACATTGTCATCGCTCAGCTCTCCATCAGTAACATACTGTTGAAGCTTCTGCCTATAGATTTCTGGAGAAGAGAAGGCGACTGTTAGATGACTGAGAATAAAAACTCCAATAAACATTAACTGTTAGATAACAGCATGTAATCAAAGGAAAGTGCCACACTAGCTGGAAATCTGTTAGCCCCCAAATCCACAACATTTAAAGCTAGTTTGCAAAGGAAGGGTCAAGCAGGTTCGCAATCAAATTGAGAAGATTCTAGTTATTCCATGGACCCCATCTATTCTATCTTTGGGCGATTTAGTGGCAATTCAAACTGTGTACTCATGAATAACATAACAGCATAAGATCAGGTGGTCCCATATTACCTTCATGGATTGCGCTTGCCTTCTGTGCATCAAAGTGCAGCTCTTCGCATAGCTTTTGAAGGTATTTTGCTTTACTATCTTGTGCTTCAAGGTCACCACTAGTAACAGCGTTAGCAAGTCTTTTACGGTACGCCTTGGACGTAACATCAACACTAATAGCTTCAGCCTCTCGTGTTCCCAGTCCGAGTATGTTTCTCAGTTGGCTCATTGCCACAAGCTATTATTCAGTACAAAGATGATCAGAATTCACATTACATGGGACTGAAATAGAAAAAAGAGTCTGAAAACATGCTCTGTAATGTACTCAGTTTACTATATAATAACGGATATAAAACTGGTTTTAGTTTACCTTGTTTTCTTCAATGCGTCCACTCGATAAAGCATCTGTAACATATGCTCTATAAAGGAGCTTTAAATCATCCATCCTCCTCTCAAAATCAGAATCACCACCTAAGCCACAGGCCCACAGACATCCGAAGTTAAGCGCCTACAGTTACTACTAAGAAAGGGACTTCAAATGCATCTTTACCTATCAAAGATATAGGGCCAAGACCCCTTGCAAATTGATCTGCCTCTGAATGGCTTTTCAAGGAAACCAGTAGGTTGTTAAACTCAAGTACTTTTTCGAGCTCTTCCACAACAAGTGCCATACTCTTCCTGCATAAAAACAGATCAATAAATGAATAGCACtgtaaactaaaataaactaGATGATCCAATTTGGTTTCATTGTTTACTAAAATAAACTAGACGTTCCAGTTTGGTTTCACTGTTCAAATAACCGGGATACAAAACGCCTAGAGAATCACAATCTCGTGCCCCCATTTAAATTCCCACTAAATAACTATTTAACTTATCTGACTATAATACTGATTATATTAAGAGCTACTACACTAAAGGAAACGATCGAAAAGGTCAGCTTTTTGTAAAATCAAACCTCAAggtaaagcaaaaaaaaacatcaacgTCTTCTTCACATGTATCATCATTTtccatatatttttctatacatGATTCAATAATACAATGCCTTACACTGCTCGTGTACGGGATTTTAGTACGCTAAGTGCTGATgaaatattctctatggccacTGTTCGTGTATGTTCTCTAAACAGATCTTCAGCAAGCTGCAAGGGAGAAGAAACTGTCAGAAGAACAATAGCCAGTGGCAGCAAGAAGTCAATAACGCAAAGAGATAAGAGTACCTCATCAGAAAGCTTGAATGATAGTTGTGCTTTTCTTAGGTCCACAAGGTTTTCTACGTTAATATCTGCAAGAACACGTTACCCAACATAACAATGTAAGTTTCCATGAAAAAGCTAAGCCGTATATACGATCAATTTCAAACGAGAAGTATTATAGTTTCGTGCCGAGCATTCAGACATCTTGCTATGAGAGGAACATTACAAACCCCGATTTCAAACCACCTCAGGCAAATTCCTCCATTCTACAAGTGTAACACTACTTAATATCTTTAAATgaaaaacatgaataacattACCTCTACCAACTAATTTCAACCTTTCGGCATAGAGCTGCTTTGCATTTTCACGAATAGCAATCTCAACCTATACACAAGATTAACACATTAGCGGAGAACTTTATATTACCAAGTTGGGAGTAAGGTCCCAAAATGCATGTTGCAAAAGgtacaaatattcaaaatcacAGATTCAACATAATTGGAAATGCCTACCTGAGCATCTGTGACCTTCAGTACTCGCTTCCAAGGCAAAAGGAAGGATGCAGCGTCTCCAAACACAAGAGCTGAAACATATACAAGCCTCATAAATGCCTGCACCGGGAGCATACAACTTGTGATCAAACTTTTGCTCTCTTACTGAACCAAGCAACAATACATAAACGAATACTCGGAACTAGCGCGACTCACCCGACGCTGTTCTGCATCACCTTCACGCTCCCCAGTCTCAAGCCTTTGCCTAAAAATCCTCCTGCCAATCTAGACAAAACCAACGAGTAAGTGATTCTACATTAAAGATCCTTCTGAATCAACTGCAAAAAGCTAATTGATAAATCAAATTAAGAAAACACCTCCATGTGCATTGAGGCTGCATTAGGTTCGTCTATTCCCAGAGCACTTTTGAATTTGACTATCTTCTCCACTTCATCTCCTTTAAGAGACTGTCCTTCAGCTGGAAGCACGGAAGTTACGTACCTAATCAAGATCAAGACGCAAAAATTAACTAATGAATTCTCCACACTAAGATTAGAAGCAAGAACTTGACTAACCGGCAATATATATCACAAATCTCAGCCTGGAATGCCTCGTCTCCTTTGCTGACACCATACCTGCAACATATAAGAAAGGATCAATTAATTACACTTGGTCCTTTCTATATCATCATGCATGATCTTCAAATTCAAGCAAACCACTAACCTAGAAGCGATCTTCTCAATATCATCTTTCGTCACAGAGGCAGGATCTTCAATCTCAGCAACGTAATTGTGCAAACCGATGGCAGCAACCTCCGGCACGGCGGAGTTCAGCGCATAGACGGCAGCTCCACCGGCGGCTCCAGCTGCAGCAGCCGCACCCAATGCGATGTTCCTGGAGCCAGCCAGCCGGAGGCCAAGGCCGTAACCAGAAGCTAACGTCGCCGCGAGAACAACAGCAGAAGTCGCCAGCCTCACCGGCGGCGTCATTTTTTCCACAATCGGTTGCAATCCGGTGAGCTCCTTCTTATTCCCGTGTACATTCGATTTCTTCGCCTGCGCGGACACCAACGGTTGTTCGGAAGAAGTGGCTGCGCAGCGAGGGAACGAAACTCGATAACGGCGGCGAGACGGACACTGAGACTTCGATAAACGGAGAGGTAACGGAGTGAGGACGTGGCAGAGTAAAGGAGACTGAGGGGAAGGTGGGACTGGAGCGTTAACGGCGGTGATAAGCGAGGGATTCATGGTTGGTTCCCCCTCTACTGTGAAGAAGCTCGTAGGGTTTAACGCGATTTGAAGAAGTGAAAGAGAGAGGATAGAAACGCGGAGGAAGAAAAGGGGAAAGGGATAGGACTTTTAAAACTTCATAACGTTTTTAACAATATGTTAAACACTGCGTGATGTTTTTACTCAACGAAAGACATCTAgaagttcaaataaaaaaacaattacacGGGCGCGTGAGTTGGAAACGTTACGATTTCTTTGCCTGCTTCTTTGCCTGCTTCTTTGCCTGCTTCTTTAGCTCTCCAGATAGGAGTCTAAATAATAGTCTCTGCGACTTTGCATGCTCTTCAGGGTTTCAAGATCACTCCACTCAATCCAATGGTCGTCTCGAGTTAAGACAGGTGTTTTTGACTGGTCTCTGGAGAACAGTGCTGTGTGGGATGGTAATGAATACTAATTTGTAGTTGTTTAATAAGAAGCACATTATGGTCTAAAAGGTCACAGGCAAATGTtctttacttttatttggtTCAAGTTGGGTTAGTAGTTTGAAGGAGGCAGGAGCTTTGAACTATATAATGGGTAATGGGATCGAACCATTTAGAACATTATGGTTGGAGAAATCTCACTTTGAATGATTTACTAAAGAATCACATCACTGATTTAGTAGTTTACCCATAAATGAAGCCTATGTTAGCGAGTTATCTTCCGACTGACAGATGAAACACAAGTCATACAATAGAGTCTAAGAATTGACGAAAATGTCCTTCTCCACTTGACACATCCAAATTGGCTAAGAATTGGTTTCGGACAAATCAACTGGTGAAAGCACAGAGGTCAGGCTTGGAGAAGAGTGATTAATGTCATATGTCTGCATGCTTCTCTTCCatacctttttttcttttgagtttttaaattaattttatggcTTTCTTTTCCTCTTGGTAGaaactgagtttttttttcatcattttcatttttcattcaatttttttaaaaaactcagatttaaacttttatttttcaatttatataaaatatgctAGCGAGTTGATAAAATATGCTAGCGagttaacaaaatttgtaacaAGATACAACATTTGTTAATATGTTACAAAATAGATTAGCaagttaacaaattttataacatgatacaaaatttgttaacattaaaataacatcaactaAAGTATCACTAACATGATACAAAATtcgttaaaattaaaataatatcaatttttattgaatttatgaTAGGTTTACATTATAACTTGTCAATAATTTGACCATCgaacattttacaaaatatgttagcgagttaacaaaatttgtaacaagatacaaaatttgttaacatgtcACAACATATATTAGCGAGTTAACAAATGTTGTAGCATGATACAAAATATGTTAgcattaaaataacatcaactaTAGTCTCGCTAACATGATACAcaatttgttaacattaaaataacatcaacttTAACTAGGTTTATAATAGAATTACATTATAACTCGTCAATAATTTGACCAccaacattttataaaatatgttaacgagttaacaaaaattgtaacaaagatacaaaatttgttaacatgttaCGAAATATGTTAGtgagttaacaaattttgtaccatgatacaaaatttgttaacattaaaataacattaactataaaatgcataaatttatttcaaatttagataATCATAATGAAAAACTTACCAGAAGCATAGTCATGAACTTGTGTGACTTATTCAATTCCTAATTTGTAAACACTAATCTAAAGGATCaaacccaaaaaataaaaataaattttttaatgaaactaacaaagaaattaaaaaaaatcaaagaaacaaTATAACTTAATCTGAatactttagaaaaaaatagatatcaTATTGTTCATAagtgaaaagagagaaaaaaacataagaaaatgaaaaatagttaggaaaaaagatgaaaatgaaataaagaaaagaaaaaaataaaagaaaaaaatgagtcaGAAGAATCAGAAGGGTTCAATCATCAATCAGAGTTGCTTCTAGACCTGTGAATAGATAGGTATGGATGTTGGGTCAATGAAAACAGTAAATCATCAAATATGGTAAGTCTCAAATTGGAGCCTTCATTAGAGGCATAGAGACCAATTTCTCattatttatttgtgttttattacttataataaattaatgagAGATCAGTGGCTATTGTTTGTAACTAAATTGGTGTggacataaaaattaaaaaaaaagcattgttatttataatcattttatggtaattttttcaaataataagttttatcttttatttttatattgtttataattaaatttaaatgatatggACATCGTTGTAtagtatagtttttttaatatgaccatttattaaataatttttttctattcacATGGTTTTACtatcatttgtattttataacaaaaaattgaaacattGATAACAAATCTTTCAATAtgaaacttttaatatttttattaatttataatcatttttataaattcaatgaaattttgaaactaaaatattaaattcttaGTATTTACTCAAcaagattttgaaatttaaatatttattcattttatataatatataatttaactcAAACTAGGAATGACCTTTTATGGGTATAATTCATGTTCGGTCCTCCGCTCAACAAGCACTGGATTAGCTTCCGGCGGAATCCGCTTTGAAGGcctatatttaatttaatatttatcaagTAAGACATCTTactcatataattttatgaacatttgtatcttgttataaataaaaattaatcaattGATTACAGATTTCTAAAgtgagatttttttaaaaagttattaatttatattcgattttaaaattttaaaatataacatatataaaaaaatcgaaatttttattatttggttaatttaattttataatttattttaattatagtaatatataaaaatgatagaggatttataatttattatcaaatctttattatttaaaatcattaattatcatatctATTTTGATCAGATTAAGCAAttctgtatattttatttaaggaaataatgaagaatatatcatatttagttaattatatgATTAGGTTAATGAAAAGTTTATTACTccctttagcaaaaaaaaaaaaaaaggtatattACTCCTTCTATTTCAAAATGattcatgtttttaaaaaaggatatttttaaaaaaatacatattttacattttcaatacatttaataatgataaactGTAACACCCGTAGATATATCTTTTAAACCCACTTTAGATTTCATAAAGTATTGATGGATTATAAACCATAGTATAAACACAAGAATAGAAAGTGACGTCGTTTTTATATAAAAGGTTAAATTTGTGGGTGTTATTTTTTCAgtagccctttttcaaaaaaaaaaaaggaaaaattgtATGTCGACTGCATATATTATTTAGATAGGAGAGAAGAAAAATGAGATGAGACTAGAATATAAAATGTGATTGTAGTTTTGTAGAATATAAATGGTTGGAGAAAATCTCGTATCAAATGACTTTTTATTATTACGACTTAAAGGGAAACTATAACCATGAATTTAGAATGGTTGGAGATTGTGGGTTATTAACATCCAACCAAAAAATAGTTAGAATCACTAAATAGAAGCAAGAAATATGGTTTCAACTCTCTTCCTGTTTCTCA includes the following:
- the LOC108833984 gene encoding protein TIC110, chloroplastic (The sequence of the model RefSeq protein was modified relative to this genomic sequence to represent the inferred CDS: added 249 bases not found in genome assembly) encodes the protein MNPSLITAVNAPVPPSPQSPLLCHVLTPLPLRLSKSQCPSRRRYRVSFPRCAATSSEQPLVSAQAKKSNVHGNKKELTGLQPIVEKMTPPVRLATSAVVLAATLASGYGLGLRLAGSRNIALGAAAAAGAAGGAAVYALNSAVPEVAAIGLHNYVAEIEDPASVTKDDIEKIASRYGVSKGDEAFQAEICDIYCRYVTSVLPAEGQSLKGDEVEKIVKFKSALGIDEPNAASMHMEIGRRIFRQRLETGEREGDAEQRRAFMRLVYVSALVFGDAASFLLPWKRVLKVTDAQVEIAIRENAKQLYAERLKLVGRDINVENLVDLRKAQLSFKLSDELAEDLFREHTRTVAIENISSALSVLKSRTRAVKSMALVVEELEKVLEFNNLLVSLKSHSEADQFARGLGPISLIGGDSDFERRMDDLKLLYRAYVTDALSSGRIEENKLVAMSQLRNILGLGTREAEAISVDVTSKAYRKRLANAVTSGDLEAQDSKAKYLQKLCEELHFDAQKASAIHEEIYRQKLQQYVTDGELSDDNVAALLRLRVMLCIPQQTIEAAHAEICGSIFEKVVREAISSGVDGYDAETRKSVRKAAHGLRLSRETAMSIASKAARRVFTNYIRRARAAENRTESAKELKKMIAFNTLVVTEMVADIKGESSDKEPEEPVQVKAEDGEDEEWGSLESLKKTRPDKELSEKMGKPGQTEITLKDDLPDRDRIDLYKTYLLYCVTGEVTRIPFGAQITTKRDDSEYLLLNQLGGILGLTSKEIVNIHVGLAEQAFRQQAEVILADGQLTKARVEQLDELQKQVGLPQPQAEKVIKNITTTKMANAIETAVNQGRLNIKQIRELKEANVSLDSMIAVSLREKLFKKTVNDIFSSGTGEFDETEVYETIPSDLSIDAEKAKSVVHDLARSRLSNSLIQSVALLRQRNRKGVVSSLNDLLACDKAVPAEPLSWEVSEELSDLYDIYSKSDPKPAPEKVSRLQYLLGIDDSTATALREMEDGVFSSAAEEGNFVF